From a region of the Zonotrichia albicollis isolate bZonAlb1 chromosome 5, bZonAlb1.hap1, whole genome shotgun sequence genome:
- the LOC102074340 gene encoding claudin-22, whose translation MALVYQPVMQLSGILVSLLGWVLSCLTTYLPQWKNLNLELNELEIWTMGLWQACVVQEEGGMQCKDFDSFLALPPELRISRILMFFSNGSGLLGLLLSGFGLDCLKIGERQQEQKKRLLLFGGMLFWISGITAIVPVSWVAHATVQEFWDENIPDIVPRWDFGEALFVGWLAGFCLILGGSLLNCIICSTEVHPSSVHYAVAEQQDQCQCLETETRP comes from the coding sequence ATGGCCTTAGTCTATCAACCAGTGATGCAATTAAGTGGCATATTGGTCTCTCTCTTGGGATGGGTCCTGTCCTGTCTCACCACCTATCTACCCCAGTGGAAAAACCTTAACTTGGAACTAAATGAACTGGAAATCTGGACCATGGGACTCTGGCAAGCTTGTGTTGTCCAGGAAGAAGGTGGAATGCAGTGCAAGGACTTCGATTCTTTCTTAGCTTTGCCTCCAGAGCTCAGGATTTCTAGGATTTTGATGTTTTTTTCCAATGGATCAGGGCTTTTGGGTCTTCTGCTCTCAGGATTTGGGTTGGACTGTTTGAAAATTGGTGAAAGACAACAGGAACAAAAGAAACGGTTGTTGCTGTTTGGAGGAATGCTCTTCTGGATATCGGGGATTACAGCCATTGTCCCAGTTTCCTGGGTTGCCCATGCCACAGtccaggaattttgggatgagaATATACCAGATATTGTTCCCAGGTGGGATTTCGGGGAAGCATTGTTTGTTGGCTGGCTTGCTGGATTTTGTCTTATATTAGGAGGATCCCTACTTAATTGCATAATCTGTTCTACTGAAGTCCATCCATCTTCAGTCCATTATGCAGTAGCAGAACAGCAGGATCAGTGTCAATGCTTGGAAACTGAAACAAGGCCTTAA